The region GATCCTTTATGCTTGGGACTGATTTTAGTAAGTAGAAATGAAACGTAATACTTAGACCTGTAAGTGGAATCAGATTCACATCTATTGGAATCATATTCAATAGCAAAAAAtagattttgattcaaaactcgCATAATGGAATCAGATCCACTATCATTGGAATCAAGTTCAATAGTGAAAAATAAATCATGAGTTGAAAGCACTAAGTGAAATCGGATCCACATGCTTTGGAATCGATTCTAATAGACAACAAGGCATAAAAATTGATCATATAAGCTTTAAAATAATTCGTTTAAGGTTGACTTTAGTCAACTTATCATCTTATGCATGTAAACCATATCAATTGTGTATGTATGATAAGATTAATAAGGAAACTCATAATACGATAAATTTCAAATAATAAAGCATCAAAATACGAGATAACCGATAACTCACACTTAGGCAATTTCACAAACCCCCCTTTATATTGAGCTCATGACCATCATTTTTGCCATTGAAAATGCATATGACATACACTAGAAGTTCACCTGGATCAAAACTGATTCCACCCTTGCTACCATGACCTTCAACAATCACAACATAGTTCCTTGACAACTCCACAATAGATTGCATAACTCTTTACTGCTTACTAGAGTCATGAACTTCTTTGTTGATCACATTTATAGGGAAAGAAATAATTATAATGACAAATTTGCATTCATAATTTTGTCCATTAATAATTTCACTTAATGGGATCAACCTCCCATCATCATTAATTTCTCTTTAGTGAAAAACAAATCGAGACTTCCCAATTTTTATTTTTACTAATTTTTATTTGCAATCATTtgtttatttttttgttttgagTTTTGGCATAATTCccatttattttttattttttttcttcaataCATGATACctatttaaaaaatatatatctATGAGCAAAGATGTCTAATTATACtatttaataatttatttttcttacttatttttaaaaaaaatgaaagatAATGTAAAAGAAACAATGCATTGAGTGGTTTGAAGCAGAGGTGTTGCTGCTGCCTTCACTCTTCCATGGAGGTCGTCGCGCGCTCTCCTTCCTTTCCCCTCCGTTATCCAACAATCTCCGTTCTTCAGGTTCCCTTCATTCATCTCCACATTGAAATTAACAATATTTCGATTTCAGAAATGCATATTCCATTAATCACTACTTTTTCGCAGGTTTCAAACTGTAACTGTTTTTCCCTAACAGAATCAAGGTTTTCATTTTCACTCACACATAACAGCaacaaattaaataaattttCACTTGGAGCGCTTCCAAAAATAAGCCACACTTGTTTTTCTCAAAGTTGGGGTTTCCTTCGCAAAAGAAGGAAATGTAACAAGGATTGCTCAGTGAAGCATGCTTCTATACTGTTTGTGCGGTTGGTTGCTGGAGTGGTGATGGCTGTGTCAGTTTCTTTGGCTTCCAATAGCCCTTCCTGTGAGTTTTATCACATGAATTTGTATTGGAATTTGAATTCTATAATCTAATTTATGTTTTGGAGCTTTTTTAGATTGGATTTTTTAAGCTTATCTATGGAAGAACTTATGGAAAATAGTTCATGACATGTTCATAAATTGTTTTTGGATTTAGGGGTTTAATAAAGCAATAGTTGATATTACATGTACTTGCATTACACATAATATTGTGATGAAATataactctttattttctttttaatgGTTGAGATTAAAAAGGCTTTGGTTGTTGTGTTAATTTTATCTTCATTTTTTTTTCACCCTTCAAGGGGCCTTGACTGAAGAGAATCTTCTGTTTCTGGAGGCGTGGAGAACAATTGACCGAGCGTATATTGACAAGAGTTTTAATGGACAGAGTTGGTTTAGGTATCGAGAAAATGCATTGCGCAATGAACCCATGAACAACCGGGAAGAGACATGTATGGCTTTCATTTTCTACCTTTACTTATTTTTTTCAACTTGCTACAGTGTATTATGATGGTAATTATTTCTGCTTTTGTCATAGGAAATCATTTATGACTGTCTTTAAAGGATTGATGAATGAAATTATATTATTACTTTTCCACTGAATAGTTTCATGTTTGCTTGATGCGGAGTAAAATGGTTTAATTGAAATTGGGTAAAGTTTAATGAATAGAATTTAAATTTGATGGCAAAATATGTTAAACTAACTATCCTTCTCCAGAACCAGAACTCTCTGGAATATTCAAATGCTGGTACGCTTTGATGATTTAACCTCCAATCAAATTGGTCTGAATTAGTTAAATTCTAATAGAAGTGTACTTATCATAATCTCAGTTCTAGATTGAATTCAATGTTATGAAGACAAAAACATCCTATTTGGTTTTCCTTTTCGTGTCATCTTGGCTTTTGATATTTCTATAAGAGGTGGTGGGGATTGTTAAAGAATGGTTAAGTGTGGTTATATATATTTCCCACTTTTAAACTTGAAGTATCAAAATGGAGTAGATAACGGTTAAGTTTAAGAACCTAAAATGGTACAGTTGCCAAATTATTCACACGGCCACGTTGTCCAAATGGATCTTGATAATTGGAGAACGTTTTTTTAATCATCCATTGTTGATATTTCTATCTTCTATTATAAATAAAGGTTCTACATACATCATTTCTTAATAAGTCACATACTTGGTTTTGGCACGCCGAAATTTAGTAGGATTGCGTAGTATACCAGATTACTTATAATTGCTGTTACTGTATTTGTTCACAGACATGGCAATAAGAAAGATGCTTGCCACATTGGAGGATCCTTTCACTAGATTTCTTGAGCCTGAGAAGTTCAGAAGTTTGAGGGTACAAATCTATCTCGTTTTAAGTTTTCCCTTAGCTTATTTTACATGTAGTCCTTACTGCATATAATGCATATCAGATAATACCAAAAACTAATATTTTGTTGAAGGCAGTCTGGAACTAAAGGCGCTCTAACTGGAGTGGGGATATCAATAGGCTACCCTACCAAAGCTGACACGCCATCCGGTGGACTTGTTGTCATTTCAGCTTCTCCGGGAGGACCTGCATATAGGGCTGGTGTTTTGTCTGGAGATGTTATCCTGGCAATTGATGATATGAGCACCGAAAGCTTGGGGCTGTATGATGCAGCTGATCGCTTACAGTGGGTTTTTCTTCATCCTAGATGCCATTTGTGCTTTCAAAATCAATATTTTCAGACAAATGGGAAAAGTAAAAAGATAAAAGGAAGAAATAGTTAATATTAATAATGTGCAAAAGATCAACATGTATGATTACATTAATGTCTTAATAGTTTCCCAAAAAGTTAAAAGTAGTACCACTACTGTGTTGATAACTTCATATAAAGGTTGTGCTAGTATTTGTTGTGCCTTAAGAACTGTAATGTTGCAGAGATGGGAATTTTATGTTGGACGAGTAATCATACAATGATAGGATTAGTAATGAAACCATTAAAAAAAGTTGAGATAGCTTCCAATGTTGTAGAAAAAAAAGTATCTTAGGTGGTTCAAACATCTGCGGAGAAAATCTGTAAGAGG is a window of Lathyrus oleraceus cultivar Zhongwan6 chromosome 6, CAAS_Psat_ZW6_1.0, whole genome shotgun sequence DNA encoding:
- the LOC127092608 gene encoding carboxyl-terminal-processing peptidase 2, chloroplastic; protein product: MEVVARSPSFPLRYPTISVLQVSNCNCFSLTESRFSFSLTHNSNKLNKFSLGALPKISHTCFSQSWGFLRKRRKCNKDCSVKHASILFVRLVAGVVMAVSVSLASNSPSWALTEENLLFLEAWRTIDRAYIDKSFNGQSWFRYRENALRNEPMNNREETYMAIRKMLATLEDPFTRFLEPEKFRSLRSGTKGALTGVGISIGYPTKADTPSGGLVVISASPGGPAYRAGVLSGDVILAIDDMSTESLGLYDAADRLQGPDGSSVALTIRSGLDIKHLALTREKVTVNPVKSRLCKLPASGDNSPTVGYIKLTSFNQNASRAIKEAIKTFRSNNVNAFVLDLRDNSGGLFPEGIEIAKLWLDKGVIVYICDSRGVRDILDTDGSSALATSEPLAVLVNKGTASASEILAGALKDNKRAILYGEPTYGKGKIQSVFELSDGSGIVVTVARYETPAHTDIDKVGVIPDHPLPTSFPKDEDAFCNCLQDPASSCNDNKVQLFSK